One Aquamicrobium sp. genomic region harbors:
- a CDS encoding dihydroorotase has translation MSVTVFQNARIVDPSRDLDETGTVIVEGGTIRAAGASVRNQGIPEGANIIDCAGRAILPGLVDARVHVGEPGAEHRETIASASEAAAAGGVTSIITMPDTDPVIDDVALVEFVLRTARDTALVNIFPAAAITKGLEGREMTEFGLLREAGAVAFTEGRHTIASSLVMRRALTYARDFGAVIDHETQDPDLASSGVMNEGLYASWLGLPGIPREAEAIPLERDLMLARLTKGRYHAAKISAAMSAAAIARAKADGANVTAGAAIASLTLNENDVGEYRTFFRLSPPLRGEDDRQAMVEALRDGTIDILVSSHDPQDVDTKRLPFADAASGAIGLETLLSAALRLHHNGEVPLMRLVDALSTAPARLYGLPGGTLAPGAAADMIVVDLDHPWVVREEDIRSRSKNTCFEGARLQGKVLQTLVAGRTVYRLEA, from the coding sequence ATGAGCGTCACCGTCTTCCAGAACGCCCGCATCGTCGATCCCTCGCGCGATCTCGACGAGACCGGCACCGTCATCGTCGAGGGCGGGACGATCCGCGCCGCCGGCGCGTCAGTGCGCAATCAGGGCATTCCCGAGGGCGCGAACATTATCGACTGCGCCGGCCGGGCGATCCTGCCGGGGCTGGTCGACGCGCGCGTCCATGTCGGCGAGCCCGGCGCGGAGCATCGCGAGACCATCGCCTCGGCCAGCGAAGCGGCTGCGGCCGGCGGCGTCACCTCGATCATCACCATGCCGGACACCGACCCGGTGATTGACGACGTGGCGCTGGTCGAGTTCGTGCTGCGCACGGCGCGCGACACGGCGCTCGTCAACATCTTCCCGGCGGCGGCGATCACCAAAGGCCTCGAAGGCCGGGAGATGACCGAGTTCGGCCTCTTGCGCGAGGCCGGCGCGGTCGCCTTCACCGAGGGGCGGCACACCATCGCCTCCAGCCTCGTCATGCGCCGCGCGCTGACCTATGCCCGCGACTTCGGCGCGGTGATCGACCACGAGACGCAGGACCCGGACCTCGCCTCCTCCGGCGTGATGAACGAGGGGCTTTACGCGAGCTGGCTCGGCCTGCCGGGCATCCCGCGCGAGGCCGAGGCGATCCCGCTCGAACGCGACCTGATGCTGGCGCGGCTGACCAAGGGCCGCTACCACGCCGCCAAGATCTCGGCCGCGATGTCGGCCGCGGCCATTGCCCGCGCCAAGGCGGACGGCGCCAACGTCACCGCCGGCGCGGCCATCGCCAGCCTGACGCTCAACGAGAACGATGTCGGCGAATACCGCACCTTCTTCCGCCTGTCGCCGCCGCTGCGCGGCGAGGACGACCGGCAGGCGATGGTCGAGGCGCTGCGCGACGGCACCATCGACATCCTCGTCTCCTCGCACGACCCGCAGGACGTCGACACCAAGCGCCTGCCCTTCGCCGACGCCGCTTCCGGCGCCATCGGGCTGGAGACGCTGCTTTCGGCCGCGCTTCGCCTCCATCACAATGGCGAGGTGCCGCTGATGCGGCTCGTCGATGCGCTGTCGACCGCGCCGGCGCGGCTCTACGGCCTGCCGGGCGGCACGCTCGCGCCCGGAGCGGCGGCCGACATGATCGTGGTCGATCTCGACCATCCCTGGGTGGTGCGCGAGGAGGACATTCGCTCGCGCTCCAAGAACACCTGCTTCGAGGGCGCGCGCCTGCAAGGCAAGGTCTTGCAAACGCTCGTCGCCGGCCGCACAGTCTACAGGCTGGAAGCCTAA
- the plsY gene encoding glycerol-3-phosphate 1-O-acyltransferase PlsY, with amino-acid sequence MTTTILIALAFGYLLGSVPFGLLLTRAAGLGDVRKIGSGNIGATNVLRTGNKGLAAATLLLDALKGALAVLVAQRWGVEAGIAAGFAAFLGHLFPVWLGFRGGKGVATYLGVLAAFAWQAALVFAAVWLAVAILTRYSSLSALVAAVASPLALHFLGLPLHAAALAVMSIIVVVKHHANISRLLAGTESKIGRKG; translated from the coding sequence ATGACGACGACCATTCTGATCGCGCTCGCCTTCGGCTATCTCCTCGGCTCGGTGCCGTTCGGCCTGCTCCTGACCCGCGCCGCCGGCCTCGGCGACGTGCGCAAGATCGGCTCCGGCAATATCGGCGCGACCAACGTGCTGCGCACCGGCAACAAGGGGCTGGCGGCGGCGACGCTGCTGCTCGATGCGCTGAAGGGCGCGCTCGCCGTCCTCGTCGCCCAGCGCTGGGGCGTCGAGGCGGGCATCGCCGCCGGTTTCGCCGCGTTCCTCGGCCATCTCTTCCCGGTCTGGCTCGGCTTCAGGGGCGGCAAGGGCGTCGCCACCTATCTCGGCGTGCTCGCCGCCTTCGCCTGGCAGGCGGCGCTGGTCTTCGCCGCCGTCTGGCTCGCGGTCGCCATCCTCACGCGCTACTCGTCGCTCTCGGCGCTCGTCGCGGCGGTCGCCTCGCCGCTGGCGCTCCATTTCCTCGGCCTGCCCCTCCATGCGGCGGCGCTGGCCGTGATGAGCATCATCGTCGTCGTCAAGCATCACGCGAACATTTCCCGTCTTCTCGCTGGCACGGAATCGAAAATCGGCCGGAAGGGGTGA
- the dprA gene encoding DNA-processing protein DprA: MAPAGPTLNDRQRLNWLRLIRTENVGPASFRGLINRFGSAEAALAVLPELALAGGARRRSRIPSEAEAEQEMETARRFGARFAAIGEPDYPPMLRCMELPPPLIAVKGDAALFQPPAAAIVGARNASAAGTRMARMLAAGLGRAGFVVVSGLARGIDAAAHEASLATGTVAVLAGGLDRPYPPENVALTERIAAEGVLISEMPFGHVPRARDFPRRNRLVAGLGLGLVVVEAAQRSGSLISARLAGEMGRLVFAVPGSPLDPRAAGTNGLIKDGATLVTQAQDVVEALTPLSGAWDGATRFPPMLPIEETEDFASVPPPAEGERAIVLEALGPTPVHCDELLRHTGLHPAQLATVLLELDLAGRLERHAGGAVSLLFPDP, from the coding sequence ATGGCGCCCGCCGGCCCGACGCTCAATGACCGCCAGCGACTGAACTGGCTTCGCCTGATCCGCACCGAGAATGTCGGCCCCGCCTCGTTTCGCGGCCTGATCAACCGGTTCGGCTCGGCCGAGGCGGCGCTTGCCGTCTTGCCCGAGCTGGCGCTCGCCGGCGGGGCGCGCAGGCGCTCGCGCATCCCCTCCGAGGCGGAAGCGGAACAGGAGATGGAGACGGCCCGCCGCTTCGGCGCGCGCTTCGCCGCCATCGGCGAGCCGGACTACCCGCCGATGCTCCGGTGCATGGAGCTGCCGCCGCCGCTGATCGCGGTCAAGGGCGACGCCGCGCTGTTCCAGCCGCCGGCGGCGGCCATCGTCGGCGCGCGCAACGCGTCGGCCGCCGGCACGCGCATGGCGCGGATGCTGGCCGCCGGGCTCGGCAGGGCCGGCTTCGTCGTCGTCTCCGGCCTCGCGCGCGGCATCGACGCGGCGGCGCACGAGGCGAGCCTCGCCACCGGCACCGTCGCCGTGCTCGCCGGCGGCCTCGACCGCCCCTACCCGCCCGAGAACGTCGCGCTCACCGAGCGGATCGCGGCCGAGGGCGTGCTGATCTCGGAAATGCCCTTCGGTCACGTTCCGCGCGCCCGCGACTTCCCGCGCCGCAACCGGCTGGTGGCGGGCCTCGGCCTCGGCCTCGTCGTCGTGGAAGCGGCGCAGCGGTCCGGCTCGCTGATCTCGGCGCGGCTGGCCGGCGAGATGGGACGCCTCGTCTTCGCCGTGCCCGGCTCGCCGCTCGACCCGCGCGCGGCCGGCACCAACGGCCTGATCAAGGACGGCGCGACGCTGGTGACGCAGGCGCAGGACGTGGTCGAGGCGCTGACGCCGCTGTCGGGCGCGTGGGACGGCGCAACCCGATTCCCGCCGATGCTGCCCATCGAGGAAACGGAGGACTTCGCTTCCGTGCCGCCTCCAGCAGAGGGCGAGCGCGCCATCGTGCTGGAGGCGCTCGGCCCCACGCCGGTGCATTGCGACGAACTCCTGCGCCACACGGGCCTTCACCCGGCGCAGCTCGCGACGGTGCTACTGGAACTTGATCTTGCCGGGCGTCTGGAACGACACGCCGGAGGCGCGGTCTCGCTTCTCTTCCCCGACCCGTAG